The Populus trichocarpa isolate Nisqually-1 chromosome 18, P.trichocarpa_v4.1, whole genome shotgun sequence genomic interval GGATAGCGTTTATAATCAATCAACTGGCAACTTTTGTTGTAACAATCCGTTTGGCTATATGAACATGGGAAATCAATTCTGCATCCAAaggttttgattgaaaatttattaaaataatattttttaattttttaaaatttatttctaatattaacaaattaaaaaaaaattgtagaaaatttcatgaaaagtcAGAAAACCGCAGATCCTGTTTATCTTATCCGTTTCTGACTTAAATAATGACttgtcaatatttttgcaagaaCCCTCAAATCCGCCATGGAAACCCAAAGAAATTTCGATGCATCATAGTATCGTATCTATTCAGTTCATTCTACAAGCCAATTTTGATGCTTTTCAAGCATTTCAGCCACAGTGTTAAGCCCTGCTGGCCGGAAACTGgaaagtaaataatttttttaaaaaataaaattttaaaaataaattatttttcaatgtttgatagtgtcataaaaaatcaattggaaaacacttttcaatgtttagttatattatgaaaaataagttagaaaataatttattaatataattcttcaaatttattaaaataataagaaacaaatcttaaaccctgtttgtttgctggaaaatagtttccttctgaaaattgattttcttggaaaatgaattattttctgatgtttggtagtgtcatggaaaataagttgaaaaacacttttcagtatttggttatgttatgaaatgtttggttatgttatggaaaataagctggaaaataacttattaatatttttttttcaagtttattaaaataataagatacaaatcttacaaattgaaaagttaaatgagaatgaaattgaaaaaaaatataatttcataaattatctcaaataaaataaataataatcaaaataatgaagatcaaatctaacaaataaaaaaattaaaagatgatgaaattaaagtaataataattacaatttcataaattatttcaaataaaatatataacaatgaaaagaataaggaccaaatttgatagataaaaaatttcaattaaaaaaatgataagagaaaagcaaataacaatcataaaataaggatcaaaattaatataaaaatcaaattttaagggataaaattgaaaaaaaaagattcaaacaaaatatatatcaatcaaaagtttgaggaccaaatttgatataatcaataaataatatgatatttctaaatttttcacaacttctaaaaagtgtttttcgcccaaaataaaaggaaaacactttcctgaaaatcaagcctaatttttctttgactggaaagtgctttccgttgaccaacttttctaatagcaaacaaatacaggaaagtttagaaagtggtttccaggaaaccactttccggacaAACAAACACccccttaattaattaatcaacttaAACATCAAAACTCATTGAGTCCTTCAGTTAAACCAGTAGCAGAGTAAATCTGAGGCATTATAATCAAGTAATAGGTTCTCTACTTTTGTAGCAAGCAGAACTTGGAACCACTCCAGCACAGCCCTCGTATCAATGTAGCAAGGATACGATATATATTGTAAGGTGACACCGTTCAGCCTTCCATGTAAACAACCACTCAATTTTCCATGTATTTGCCTGTCCGGCTCTTCCCGTCTATATGTTCTTTCACTCTTGTTTGAATTGGTTAGCACAGTGGAACTTGCCGGAGCACGATCGCTAACCAATTTAGCACAGTGGAACTGTTAGTGACAACAGCCAACTCAAGTCGGTTAGGGTCTCCGTCCCACCTATGGGGTATCAAATGCATGGAATTCAACAAAATGTATAAAACTTGTAATCCATTCGACATATTTGGAATTTAGCTGCAAATCCTGCCAGGATCAGCAATGGCAATGTTACTAGAATGGTCTGTCTATGATGTGAATGGAAACTCACCAGGGGACAAGGGAAAAGCTTTTGATTCTGCAATCTTTTATCTCAGTGTTTGAGCCAGTAGTTTCGCAACTGAGCCATGTGCAGTAGCATCTCATCACGACCTTGATTGGTAACACCACTGGTCATGATCCAAGGAGGTGCTGTCTCAAAGAAGTCACGTATCAGCTCCTGAAATTCATTCACATTTTCTTCCGGCCTTTTCCCtccgttttttttcttcttcctcttgtCGCATTTGGTGAAAATTAATGTCATGGGAACCTGAAAGGCAAGAAATTAACTTTTAGAAATCCTCCCCTTCCTCCAACCATGACTTGGATATAGATAGCAAGTGCTATCTCCAATGGAGAGACTTCTGATCTACAAATAACTTTTAGCAAGTTTCTGATCTCCAATGGACATTTATATGAGACTCGAAACCCCAAGGTCTATTTATATCAACACGGGGGGAAAATGCAATTGAAGCCACTGGAAAGTGTTTGCTCATGCAAAGTAAGTCTGGAACATCCTAACCAAAAACAGCTAGGGAAAGGGGGGAAAATTGCACATGCATCGTCAGcaaaaaaattctcaagaaGCTAACAGCGGCAGGTCATCAATTGATATATTCCCTTTATCTCATCTACCAAGAAAGAAGATTTCACCTGATTCTGACCCAGCCAACTGGCATATTCAAGATCAATTTTCTTCGCAGGAATACTAGCATCAATAAGAAGGAATACTGAGACCAAGGTTGAGCGATTGAGAAAATAGTCTTTGGTAAACTTATTCCAATCTGTTCGAAGTTCCTGTGGCGCAGATGCATACCTGTTCAGAGCAGAAACAAATGCAAAACAGTGCAAATTTAATGAAATGGACAAACTAGATAAATCAACAACAGAAGATCAAATTCATTTAAACAGAAAGAAGTGGATAAAATTAGTTATGATGCTTGAGAAAGTGAAATAGGCACTTCTAAGCACCAATCAGCAaatagttaagtttattatcaACTAAACTCAGTTTACTCCCCAGAAAATAGATTCCAAACCTGAAAACAGCATTCGATATTGCACCTATACAAAATTCGTACGTGATTAAAACGAACCAAAGCATTGAAACCATACCCATATCCAGGCAAATCCACCAAGTACCAGCTATCATTGACCTTAAAATGATTGATGCACTGCGTCTTCCCTTCACCaagaacaaaaaccaaaacaaaaaacacaaataatattcaGTTCTAAGCTACAAAGTCTCTTCCTTTAGAGTACCCCAAATTCAAAACAAGTCACTTCACTTGTCAAAATACAaatgccacaaaaaaaaaaaaacccataatttCTTGCTGCAATATCCATCACATAACACAAAAACagacatgaataaaaaataataataaaaaaaaaacacgacatTATTATCAACTAACCAGGTTTTTTTGAGGTAAGCGCAAGTTTCTTTCTTCTAACAATAGAATTAAGAAGAGAAGATTTGCCAACATTAGACCTTCCAACAAGAGCAAACTCAGGCAAACCATCAGAAGGACAATCTTCAGTTCTAACACTACTTTTAATAAACTCAGCTTGAACAATCTGTGCATCCCTTGCATACTTACTCAACACAATATTAGACCCTTTTAAAACCCTAGCACTTAAACCACTACTATTCTCATTGACTGAAACCTCAGTGTCTGGTGGGATAAAGAGTTTGTCAAGTGAAAATTGGGTTTGGGTTTGTTCTTGGAGTGCTAACAAATTGTGGGCTTCTGTGAAAGGAATGGGTTCTGTTGTGGTGACCGTGGATTTGAGCCTGGAAAGGGTTGAGAGTTTAAGTTTGGTTATGAGAGGAAGGTTGATATGGGTGTATGGAGATGGAAGGGGGTGAGTGAATATAGAGAAGTGAAGTTTTGGAAGCCGAGAAAGAGCCATTTCTCTGGGTTGCCTTGGAGTTTTTAAAAGGGTGGAAGCATTAGCTACTATGTCTAATGTGGTTTTGACGAAGGAGGGCCGCCGGAAGGGAAATCTGACTACTGACTAGGGAAGAGAAGATGTGCGGATAGTTTAGCTAGGCTTAGCCCAATAATTCTTAGAATATTTGAATTTACCTGAATATTTTGAccgattaaattaaaaaattaatttcagatcttaaattgaaattaatgtaatttattagatttacttgattaatttattttatttttttatatttttacaaattatatttttcattatataatttataaattcaataacAGTTTATATccttaataatatattttgtttaaatttttggtttaatccagaattttaaatgtaatttataaaaatataaaagaaaagtaaaatttatATCTAACTACATGatggattttttaattattcctttatgtatttatataaactAGATTTGATTagtttaatatttgataataaaaatttatagataattatttttataagacttccatcttaatatatatatatataaaataaaataaaatctatttttttagttatactttaaatcttaatatttatataattgattacACTTTACTCATAATGTGCAgctttacataatattttttttctttaattttatttaattgcttttaagtatgtatctatttttattatcgattgattaaatagaaatttgattataataaacaagtttattaaacacaattggGTCAATTAccaatattagaaaattaaatatcttgatcaatatttattttttaacttttttttagtttagggcatgtataagattttttttattgacaattAGGAATTGTTTTATGTCAAAAGACGTGATGGAAAAGCTtacgaattttttttatgtggcaAATAAATTATCCAATCTAGGGAGAAGCACGAGTTAGATAGCtagtatatttaataaaattaattaaaaattatatgtgttaatcaattaaaaaaaaaagctagcaaCGCTAACCCAAAACTAAATCTTAACATTGAGAGATAAATATGGATTAAGATATTAGATCTCGCGTCGTGAAgagctcttaatttttttttatatgataattttatgatctataataaaatattattttaaatataatcttTCATATTTAATCATAACAAATGTTTGATTAAAGTCGAAGAAATGAacaactgcaaaaaaaaaaaaaaatacattggcTAAGATAAAGaattattataatcttatttaaaaatagatttaaaaccaaaaggtatttaatgaaataatattctaaataatatcataattattttatttcaatgatctttgtataaaacataaaaacatcagattaaaagttaaattgtaaggaaaaagaaatttacaggtgcttttaattttttttcttaacatcaaaaaatattatagttgggaaatgaaaattcaacatatgtgtttaataaaataaattgacaatTATATGTgctgataaatattaaaaaataatattaacaataaaaaaaactcaatacaaaaataaatgacaattgTAGTTTAAGATATATAATATCATACTATGATGAGCCGTTAAATTTTTCTCatgtaaataatttatcaacaaaaccaATAATTTATATCCTATTAAAATAAGATGCTATGCTAGTAACATTCTATAAcctaaataaagttaatgaattctataattttgttaaataatggCTGTTACACAAAAATCTAAAAGAGCTCAGTAAAATATTATGACCCAAGACACAACAAATTGGGGATTAGAACAATATTTTGATATCTCATGGGAGTTATGTTATCTTTTTTACATGAGTTATTTGTCATTATCAAAAACACTTGGACAAATCggtgttattataattttttgcattGTAAAATTACTCAATtacctttaaaagaaaaaaatattaaacttgcttGGATGATCTTTTTgcaaaaccctaatttaaaaatttacggtgttaataaaaaaaatattggaaatcAAACCCAATGATGAAATGAGTCAAaataacatttagaaaaaaaaattaaaaataaactcttatgaaataaacttttaattacgGTATTTTAAAAGTGGGTCAAGATGGAGTattcaattaaataagaaataaaacacATGAGCTAAACATAAAGGCATTATTgtaaataacttaaattaagaTTATATACATGGCTCTCTCTTAAGCCATCGCTGGGGATTCAACAAAGTAGAAGggttagagttttttttcttcgtttatttcatcaaattatgagaggaaaacatgattttaagctagattaaaagaccaaaaaggGGTTAAAAGGATCTAAACTAGAAATCTAAAGATTTTCTTGAGTTTAGAACTTAAAAGTGAGAATTTTATGAGTTAAAAGGAGAAAGGAGAGAAGGTCAAAAAAGCTTGATatcctttgtaattttttttggaatcaatttcatcatgattggttttggttttagcACAAATTGAAGCTTAGCTAGTAATGTGTAGAATAtgaaatattgagttttttgaGTTAGATTACTTGaaatagtgttttgtttttagaattatgTTCTtagatatgaaaaacaaatgggtAATATGAGAATTGtggaaaacttgaagaaaatcatgttttCCCCGTTTGAAATGAGATTTTGGCCTAaacttagaaataaaaaaaaattgatttggtaAATTGTTATGGAATTTGGGTGTAGGAAATGGATGagtaagaaattgattttttaatgaaaaactgaACTAATATTTGATATGCTGCATAAATCAGTTAATCGTTTAAGATTACTAAATGATCCAGTCGATCGATTGATTGATAGGAGTAATAatgaaatatatagaattattaaattaaaaataataaactttcgACTAGAATTGAACGGATGACATTAAAgagtaatttaaattataaattttataatttaattccttAATTCATTTATATTGCATGTTATAATAATTTTCAGGTGTATCTCAGTCTCGTGTGGAGCATTAGATTTGTTtagtatttctttcttctttctttcttcttcttctttttcttctttatgtttttaaagatgtaattataaattagttaaattCTCCTTTTGTACTATTAAGTTGTCACTAATGCTTA includes:
- the LOC7458980 gene encoding GTP-binding protein At2g22870; translation: MALSRLPKLHFSIFTHPLPSPYTHINLPLITKLKLSTLSRLKSTVTTTEPIPFTEAHNLLALQEQTQTQFSLDKLFIPPDTEVSVNENSSGLSARVLKGSNIVLSKYARDAQIVQAEFIKSSVRTEDCPSDGLPEFALVGRSNVGKSSLLNSIVRRKKLALTSKKPGKTQCINHFKVNDSWYLVDLPGYGYASAPQELRTDWNKFTKDYFLNRSTLVSVFLLIDASIPAKKIDLEYASWLGQNQVPMTLIFTKCDKRKKKKNGGKRPEENVNEFQELIRDFFETAPPWIMTSGVTNQGRDEMLLHMAQLRNYWLKH